One genomic region from Conexibacter woesei DSM 14684 encodes:
- a CDS encoding ABC transporter permease has translation MLGLRTLRTRAGSFAGAFVMLAVTVTIVAAAGQLMATALGAPGAGRFAAADAVVRADPDVTFGHGEDAETVEVRRAALLPASAVARAAAVPGVRAAVGDVAFPLTVLGRDGSPLPTSGDAPAHGHGWASAALTPYRLVDGRPPSAAHDVVLDADLARAGGLGVGERVRVVTPSGAETLRLSGVARASAAQQERQSAVFLTERRAQRLSGLGDGFNTIAIVADVDAGDASTDAGRGGAGDAGNGGAGASLHARLRDAIGAVPGVHGEPQVLGDRDAATADAGDPRAFERVTLVAVMGSGGGITTAIAVFVVAGTIAFVVGRRRREIALLRAIGATPGQVRRLLLWETALVGLLAGVAGCLAAAALSGTFTDALVSVGLAPDGFAVAPHWIPYAIAVATGSVVALLAALLAVRRALAVRPGEALVAAAQPQRRMGIVRILLGLIALGGGIALVVTLSFAAISYASLAAFCFAIAIALLAPVVLGWPAALAGRLLHGAGGAGFLAGSALATGRFRVGAVGAAIALIVALAGAQVVSLATARSAAEQESAERVTAGHMLVARDGDGLPPSVAAAAARLPGVAAAAGVVSSEVYLLDRDLTHDGDSWDAVGLDPTATRDALDLGVRAGSLDDVRGDGIAISDTVAEDGGVRLGQVLNARLADATPARLRVVAIYDRSNGLGDVVLPRATALAHATAALDDAVFVAGDGAQVTRGLRTLDDAVPTLAVKSRADYLDSVDAQQQEVASTQWVIAALMLLVAAMAAFNTGAMAAAERRSELVLARLGGATRRQVAGALTLEALVTTLVGLAAGAGVALASLALVGDDPTGGPLVVPWAGAALVLAVGATLGLLGTLLPAALLGRARLTVLAGLRE, from the coding sequence CCGTCACGGTGACGATCGTCGCAGCGGCCGGTCAGCTGATGGCGACGGCGCTCGGCGCGCCGGGCGCTGGCCGGTTCGCCGCGGCCGACGCGGTCGTCCGAGCGGATCCTGACGTCACCTTCGGCCACGGCGAAGACGCGGAAACGGTGGAGGTGCGCCGCGCGGCGCTGCTGCCGGCGTCGGCCGTCGCCCGCGCCGCCGCCGTGCCCGGCGTACGCGCCGCCGTCGGTGACGTTGCCTTCCCGCTGACCGTGCTCGGGCGCGATGGCTCGCCGCTGCCGACGAGCGGCGACGCGCCCGCGCACGGCCATGGCTGGGCGAGCGCCGCATTGACGCCGTATCGGCTGGTCGACGGTCGCCCGCCGTCCGCTGCGCACGACGTCGTGCTCGACGCCGATCTCGCGCGTGCGGGTGGGCTGGGCGTCGGCGAGCGCGTGCGCGTGGTGACGCCGAGCGGCGCCGAGACGCTGCGCCTCAGCGGCGTCGCGCGTGCGTCGGCCGCACAGCAGGAGCGGCAGTCCGCGGTCTTCCTGACCGAGCGGCGCGCGCAGCGGCTGTCGGGCCTCGGCGACGGTTTCAACACGATCGCGATCGTCGCCGACGTGGACGCGGGCGACGCAAGCACGGACGCGGGCCGCGGCGGCGCGGGCGACGCGGGCAACGGCGGCGCCGGCGCTTCGCTGCACGCTCGGCTGCGCGACGCGATCGGCGCCGTCCCCGGCGTGCACGGCGAGCCGCAGGTACTCGGCGACCGCGACGCGGCGACCGCCGACGCCGGCGACCCGCGCGCGTTCGAGCGTGTCACGCTCGTCGCCGTGATGGGCTCCGGCGGCGGCATCACGACGGCGATCGCCGTCTTCGTCGTCGCGGGCACGATCGCGTTCGTCGTCGGCCGGCGGCGGCGCGAGATCGCGCTGCTGCGCGCGATCGGCGCGACGCCGGGGCAGGTGCGCCGGCTGCTGCTGTGGGAGACGGCGCTCGTCGGCCTGCTCGCGGGCGTCGCCGGCTGCCTGGCCGCCGCGGCTCTGTCGGGGACGTTCACGGACGCGCTCGTGTCGGTCGGGCTCGCGCCGGACGGCTTCGCCGTCGCACCGCATTGGATCCCCTACGCGATCGCAGTCGCGACCGGATCGGTCGTCGCGCTGCTCGCCGCGCTGCTGGCAGTTCGCCGCGCGCTGGCGGTGCGGCCGGGCGAGGCGCTCGTCGCCGCGGCGCAGCCGCAGCGACGGATGGGGATCGTGCGGATCCTGCTCGGGCTGATCGCGCTCGGCGGCGGGATCGCGCTCGTCGTCACGCTGTCGTTCGCGGCGATCTCGTACGCGTCGCTGGCGGCGTTCTGCTTCGCGATCGCGATCGCGCTGCTCGCCCCGGTCGTGCTGGGGTGGCCGGCGGCGCTCGCCGGCCGACTCCTGCACGGCGCCGGCGGCGCGGGCTTCCTCGCCGGCTCTGCGCTCGCGACCGGCCGTTTTCGCGTCGGCGCGGTGGGCGCCGCGATCGCGCTGATCGTCGCGCTGGCGGGCGCGCAGGTCGTCTCGCTGGCGACGGCGCGCAGCGCGGCGGAGCAGGAGAGCGCCGAGCGCGTCACGGCCGGCCACATGCTGGTCGCGCGCGACGGCGACGGGCTGCCGCCGTCCGTCGCTGCCGCGGCGGCGCGACTGCCGGGTGTTGCGGCGGCTGCGGGCGTCGTCTCGAGCGAGGTCTACCTGCTCGACCGCGACCTGACCCACGACGGCGACAGCTGGGATGCGGTCGGCCTCGACCCGACCGCGACGCGCGACGCGCTCGACCTCGGCGTCCGCGCCGGCTCGCTCGACGACGTGCGCGGCGACGGGATCGCGATCAGCGACACGGTCGCCGAGGACGGCGGCGTCAGACTCGGTCAGGTGCTGAACGCGCGGCTGGCCGACGCGACGCCGGCGAGACTGCGGGTCGTCGCGATCTACGACCGTTCGAACGGTCTGGGCGACGTCGTGCTGCCGCGCGCGACGGCGCTCGCCCATGCGACCGCCGCGCTCGACGACGCGGTCTTCGTCGCCGGCGACGGCGCGCAGGTCACGCGCGGCCTGCGTACGCTCGACGACGCCGTCCCGACCCTCGCCGTCAAGTCCCGCGCCGACTACCTCGACAGCGTCGACGCCCAGCAGCAGGAGGTCGCCAGTACGCAGTGGGTGATCGCCGCGCTGATGCTGCTCGTCGCCGCGATGGCGGCGTTCAACACCGGGGCGATGGCCGCCGCCGAGCGCCGCTCGGAGCTGGTGCTGGCTCGCCTCGGCGGCGCCACCCGCCGCCAGGTCGCAGGCGCGCTCACGCTCGAAGCGCTCGTGACGACGCTCGTCGGCCTCGCCGCCGGCGCCGGCGTCGCTCTCGCCTCGCTCGCACTCGTCGGCGACGACCCCACCGGCGGCCCGCTCGTCGTCCCGTGGGCCGGCGCCGCCCTCGTCCTCGCCGTCGGCGCGACCCTCGGCCTGCTCGGCACCCTCCTCCCCGCCGCCCTGCTCGGTCGTGCGCGCCTGACGGTGCTGGCGGGGCTGCGTGAGTGA
- a CDS encoding bifunctional rhamnulose-1-phosphate aldolase/short-chain dehydrogenase has translation MSHTTDTAAAPVAPRADSLWNAAKAPEGGLEQLVYRSNLLGANRAVSNFGGGNTSAKSVETDHTGREVAVLWVKGSGSDLATMDASGFTGIRLDEVRPLIERDEMSDEQMVAYLSRSQVAPEMPRSSIETLLHAFVDAPQVDHTHPDAINMIAGAANGEALIAELFGDEAVWVPYIRPGFTLAKQVGLAARGEGVRFVILAKHGLVTWGETGAESYANTIEAINRAADFVTARASRGRFGGALRAPLSSAGREDLLAALLPAIRGAVSSERAKILQVDASPSTLEFVSSREAATLSQVGAACPDHLVHTKRIPLWVSYDPAADDVDVLAARVAAGAEAYREEYRAYFAENAASGETIGDPDPRVVLIEGVGMISVGTNLKGARLARDLYHRAIEVMGGASAIDAFVSLTAAESFAVEYWPLELYKLSLAPAPRELAGKVAFVTGAAGGIGSSILDALAAEGAVVVAADIDAAGASRTAEPFGDEGLGVSMDVTSEAAVAAAYRAVVLRYGGVDVVVSNAGIASSAPIEETTVAEWDRNHAILTRGYFLVAREAFKLLRRQATGGSVVFVASKNALVAGKNAAAYSSAKAAELHLARCLAEEGGAARIRVNTVNPDAVLQGSRIWGSSWREERAAAYDIAPDELEDHYRARTTLKVNILPEDIAQAVLHFASPVRSGKSTGNVLNVDGGVPAAYSR, from the coding sequence ATGAGCCACACGACTGACACCGCTGCCGCGCCCGTGGCGCCGCGCGCCGACTCCCTCTGGAATGCGGCGAAGGCGCCTGAGGGCGGGCTGGAGCAGCTCGTCTACCGCTCGAACCTGCTCGGCGCCAACCGCGCCGTCTCGAACTTCGGCGGCGGCAACACCTCGGCCAAGAGCGTCGAGACCGACCACACCGGCCGCGAGGTCGCGGTCCTGTGGGTCAAGGGCTCCGGCTCGGACCTGGCGACGATGGACGCCTCCGGGTTCACCGGCATCCGCCTCGACGAGGTGCGGCCGCTGATCGAGCGCGACGAGATGAGCGACGAGCAGATGGTCGCGTACCTGTCGCGCTCGCAGGTGGCGCCGGAGATGCCGCGCTCCTCGATCGAGACGCTGCTGCACGCGTTCGTCGACGCGCCGCAGGTCGACCACACGCACCCGGACGCGATCAACATGATCGCGGGCGCGGCGAACGGCGAGGCGCTGATCGCCGAGCTGTTCGGCGACGAGGCGGTGTGGGTGCCGTACATCCGCCCGGGCTTCACGCTCGCCAAGCAGGTCGGCCTGGCCGCGCGAGGGGAGGGCGTCCGCTTCGTGATCCTCGCCAAGCACGGCCTCGTGACGTGGGGGGAGACGGGCGCGGAGTCGTACGCGAACACGATCGAGGCGATCAACCGCGCGGCCGACTTCGTCACCGCGCGCGCGTCGCGCGGGCGCTTCGGCGGCGCGCTGCGGGCGCCGCTGTCGTCTGCTGGCCGGGAGGATCTGCTGGCCGCGCTGCTGCCGGCGATCCGCGGCGCGGTGTCGAGCGAGCGGGCGAAGATCCTGCAGGTCGACGCGTCGCCGTCGACGCTGGAGTTCGTCAGCTCGCGCGAGGCGGCGACGCTGTCACAGGTCGGGGCGGCGTGCCCGGACCACCTCGTGCACACGAAGCGGATCCCGCTGTGGGTGTCGTACGACCCGGCCGCCGACGACGTCGACGTGTTGGCCGCCCGCGTCGCCGCGGGGGCAGAGGCGTATCGGGAGGAGTACCGCGCGTACTTCGCCGAGAACGCCGCGTCCGGCGAGACGATCGGCGACCCCGATCCGCGCGTGGTGCTGATCGAGGGCGTCGGCATGATCTCGGTCGGCACCAACCTGAAGGGCGCGCGGCTCGCGCGCGACCTCTACCACCGCGCGATCGAGGTGATGGGCGGCGCCTCGGCGATCGACGCGTTCGTCTCGCTGACGGCGGCGGAGTCGTTCGCGGTCGAATACTGGCCGCTGGAGCTGTACAAGCTGTCGCTGGCGCCCGCGCCGCGCGAGCTGGCCGGCAAGGTCGCGTTCGTGACCGGCGCGGCGGGCGGGATCGGCAGCTCGATCCTGGACGCGCTCGCGGCCGAGGGCGCCGTCGTCGTGGCGGCCGACATCGACGCGGCCGGCGCGTCGCGGACGGCGGAGCCGTTCGGCGACGAGGGCTTGGGCGTGTCGATGGACGTCACGAGCGAGGCAGCGGTCGCGGCGGCGTACCGCGCGGTCGTGCTGCGCTACGGCGGCGTCGACGTGGTGGTCTCCAACGCCGGCATCGCGTCGAGCGCGCCGATCGAGGAGACGACCGTCGCCGAGTGGGACCGCAACCACGCGATCCTCACGCGCGGCTACTTCCTCGTCGCACGCGAGGCGTTCAAGCTCCTGCGGCGTCAGGCGACGGGCGGCAGCGTCGTCTTCGTCGCGTCGAAGAACGCGTTGGTCGCGGGCAAGAACGCGGCCGCCTACTCGTCGGCGAAGGCGGCCGAGCTGCACCTCGCCCGCTGCCTCGCCGAGGAGGGCGGCGCGGCGCGGATACGCGTCAACACGGTCAATCCCGACGCAGTTCTGCAGGGGTCGAGAATCTGGGGCTCCTCGTGGCGCGAGGAGCGCGCCGCGGCGTACGACATCGCTCCGGACGAGTTGGAGGACCACTACCGCGCCCGCACGACCCTGAAGGTCAACATCCTGCCCGAGGACATCGCTCAGGCGGTGCTCCACTTCGCCTCCCCCGTCCGCTCGGGCAAGTCGACCGGCAACGTGCTCAACGTCGACGGCGGCGTGCCGGCGGCGTACTCGCGGTAG
- a CDS encoding L-rhamnose isomerase has protein sequence MDDTTRTDYERLAERLTARGADVAAIERRLAEHRVETPSWGYANAGTRFGSYPPEGLPSTPFEKLDDAAEVHRLTGSAPLVAVHIPWDQLDDYAPLKQHAAALGLEIGTVNPNLFGDKRYKLGSLVNPDAAVRRLATDHMLECIEIASVLGSTGVSLWLPDGTNYAGQDAFAVRRRRLHDCLAEVYAALPAGIELLVEYKLYEPAFYATDLADWGSSLLTCQKLGPQAKVLVDLGHHAQGVNIEQIVATLADEDRLGGFHFNNRKYGDDDLIVGSVNPFELFLIYAELAALPRLPRLTIDQAHVIEHKIEGMVLSVVNLQEAFAKALLVDRAALAERQAAGDVLGAHELLLDAFATDVRPLTAKVREEKGAAADPVAAFRDGDWWERVGSRRDAGATTGGLGA, from the coding sequence ATGGATGACACCACCCGCACCGACTACGAGCGGCTCGCCGAGCGCCTGACGGCGCGCGGCGCCGACGTCGCCGCGATCGAGCGGCGGTTGGCCGAGCACCGCGTCGAGACCCCGTCGTGGGGCTACGCGAACGCCGGCACGCGCTTCGGCTCCTACCCGCCGGAGGGGCTGCCGTCGACCCCGTTCGAGAAGCTCGACGACGCCGCCGAGGTCCACCGCCTGACGGGCAGCGCGCCGCTCGTCGCGGTCCACATCCCGTGGGACCAGCTCGACGACTACGCGCCGCTGAAGCAGCACGCGGCGGCGCTGGGGCTGGAGATCGGCACCGTCAACCCGAACCTGTTCGGCGACAAGCGCTACAAGCTCGGCTCGCTCGTGAACCCGGACGCGGCCGTCCGCCGGCTCGCGACCGACCACATGCTGGAGTGCATCGAGATCGCCTCCGTGCTCGGCTCGACGGGCGTCTCGCTGTGGCTGCCCGACGGCACCAACTACGCCGGCCAGGACGCGTTCGCGGTGCGGCGGCGCCGGCTGCACGACTGCCTCGCCGAGGTGTACGCGGCGCTGCCGGCGGGGATCGAGCTGCTGGTCGAGTACAAGCTCTACGAGCCGGCGTTCTACGCGACCGACCTGGCCGACTGGGGCAGCTCGCTGCTGACCTGCCAGAAGCTCGGGCCGCAGGCGAAGGTCCTGGTCGACCTCGGCCACCACGCGCAGGGCGTGAACATCGAGCAGATCGTCGCGACGCTCGCCGACGAGGATCGTCTCGGCGGCTTCCACTTCAACAACCGCAAGTACGGCGACGACGACCTGATCGTCGGCTCGGTCAACCCGTTCGAGCTGTTCCTGATCTACGCCGAGCTGGCGGCGCTGCCGCGGCTGCCGCGGCTGACGATCGACCAGGCGCACGTGATCGAGCACAAGATCGAGGGGATGGTGCTGTCGGTCGTCAACCTGCAGGAGGCCTTCGCGAAGGCGCTGCTCGTCGACCGGGCGGCGCTCGCCGAGCGTCAGGCCGCGGGGGACGTGCTCGGCGCGCACGAACTGCTGCTCGACGCGTTCGCGACCGACGTGCGGCCCCTGACGGCGAAGGTCCGTGAGGAGAAGGGCGCGGCGGCGGACCCCGTCGCCGCGTTTCGCGACGGCGACTGGTGGGAGCGGGTCGGCTCCCGTCGCGACGCCGGCGCTACGACGGGAGGACTTGGCGCATGA
- a CDS encoding rhamnulokinase: MGRYVAVDLGAESGRVQLGTLAGGRVELEEVHRFVNGPLKLDDGLHWDVRAIHREVLHGIAAAARRADGPIDGIAVDAWGCDYGLLDRDGKLLGDPFHYRDHRTDGVMERLLEEIGADEVYAATGIQFMPFNTLFQLVAERGGARLEAASALATIPDLLGYWLSGRLACERTAASTTQLLDVRTGEWARELAVRAGIDAAILPPLVDAGTVLARLLPEIARDAGLEPVPDVIAVGGHDTASAVVSVPARDSDFAFLSSGTWSLLGMELDAPVTSAEARSFNLTNEGGVAGTIRLLRNVMGLWLVQECRRQWAREGADHDYDALQRMAQAAPLGGPLVDPDAPELLHPGDMPARIAQLCERAGQPAPRDAGATIRCALESLACKYRLVLERIERVAGRRAAVVHVVGGGVRNATLCQLAADVLDRPVHAGPVEATALGNVMTQALALGHVDSLEQIRAVVAASFSPAVYEPSADRAAYEQLYARFLTVTRLEPAADDREFPVHDAMHGSCRGTRNAKHSHRPKEPTPDG, translated from the coding sequence ATGGGGCGCTACGTCGCGGTCGACCTCGGCGCCGAGTCCGGTCGCGTCCAGCTCGGCACGCTCGCCGGCGGCCGCGTCGAGCTGGAGGAGGTCCACCGCTTCGTCAACGGCCCGCTGAAGCTCGACGACGGGCTGCACTGGGACGTGCGCGCGATCCACCGCGAGGTGCTGCACGGCATCGCCGCCGCGGCGCGTCGCGCCGACGGGCCGATCGACGGGATCGCCGTCGACGCGTGGGGCTGCGACTACGGTCTGCTCGACCGCGACGGCAAGCTGCTCGGCGACCCGTTCCACTACCGCGATCACCGCACCGACGGCGTGATGGAGCGGCTGCTGGAGGAGATCGGAGCCGACGAGGTCTACGCCGCGACCGGCATCCAGTTCATGCCGTTCAACACGCTCTTCCAGCTCGTCGCGGAGCGCGGCGGCGCGCGGCTGGAGGCGGCGAGCGCGCTCGCGACGATCCCGGACCTGCTCGGCTACTGGCTCAGCGGCCGGCTCGCGTGCGAGCGCACCGCCGCCTCGACGACGCAGCTGCTCGACGTCCGCACCGGCGAGTGGGCGCGCGAGCTGGCCGTGCGCGCCGGGATCGACGCGGCGATCCTGCCGCCGCTCGTCGACGCCGGCACCGTGCTCGCGCGGTTGCTTCCGGAGATCGCGCGCGACGCCGGGCTCGAACCCGTCCCCGACGTGATCGCCGTCGGCGGCCACGACACCGCCTCAGCGGTCGTCTCCGTGCCCGCGCGCGACAGCGACTTCGCCTTCCTCTCGTCGGGCACCTGGTCGCTGCTCGGGATGGAGCTGGACGCGCCGGTGACGAGCGCGGAGGCGCGCTCGTTCAACCTCACCAACGAGGGCGGCGTCGCCGGCACGATCCGGCTGCTGCGCAACGTGATGGGGCTCTGGCTCGTGCAGGAGTGCCGGCGCCAGTGGGCGCGCGAAGGCGCCGACCACGACTACGACGCGCTCCAGCGGATGGCGCAGGCGGCGCCGCTCGGCGGCCCGCTGGTCGACCCCGACGCGCCCGAGTTGCTGCACCCCGGCGACATGCCGGCGCGGATCGCGCAGCTGTGCGAGCGCGCCGGGCAGCCGGCGCCGCGCGACGCCGGCGCGACGATCCGCTGCGCACTCGAATCGCTCGCGTGCAAGTACCGGCTCGTGCTGGAGCGGATCGAGCGCGTCGCCGGTCGCCGCGCCGCGGTCGTCCACGTCGTCGGCGGGGGTGTGCGCAACGCGACGCTCTGTCAGCTCGCCGCGGACGTGCTCGACCGCCCTGTCCACGCCGGCCCGGTCGAGGCGACCGCGCTCGGCAACGTGATGACGCAGGCGCTCGCGCTCGGCCACGTCGACTCGCTGGAGCAGATCCGCGCGGTCGTCGCCGCGTCGTTCTCGCCCGCCGTCTACGAGCCGTCCGCCGACCGCGCCGCCTACGAGCAGCTGTACGCGCGCTTCCTGACGGTGACCCGCTTGGAGCCCGCCGCCGATGACCGCGAGTTCCCGGTTCATGACGCGATGCACGGGAGCTGTCGTGGAACTCGCAATGCGAAGCACTCGCACCGACCCAAGGAACCGACTCCTGATGGATGA
- a CDS encoding L-fucose/L-arabinose isomerase family protein: MNERTTASVGVFGIGLEAYWPQFEGLKERCEGYQARVEERVRELGADVVSAGLVDSAQGGRAAGDLFAQRQVDLVLCHAVTYATSSVVIPALQEAGVPVVLLGLQPTRTLDYAATDTAEWLANCAACCVPEIAGACVRSGIQYDTVAGTIDDDPRAWEKIAAWVRAAGAARALRRARIGFMGHAYAGMLDMYTDFTMVHGQLGAHVEVLEIDDLGARVAAATESERAAKEAEIRQMFAFADPSSDPIAAPVEQEQLDWSARVAVGLDKLAADFELDALTYYYRGVDGNEAERLGAGVIVGNSLLTARGIPTAGEADIKTNVAQLLLDRLGAGGSYTEFYALDFDADFILMGHDGPGHLAIAQEQPTLRNLKLFHGKRGAGLSVEQKVRYGPITIVGCTQTADGRLKLLAGEGESVEGETFRIGNTNSRLVFGSKPADFFEAWCAEGPTHHVALGVGHVAAEVRNVAKLLGLPFAEVR; this comes from the coding sequence ATGAACGAGAGAACCACTGCGAGCGTCGGGGTCTTCGGCATCGGCCTCGAGGCGTACTGGCCCCAGTTCGAGGGCTTGAAAGAGCGGTGCGAGGGCTACCAGGCGCGCGTTGAGGAGCGGGTGCGCGAGCTCGGCGCGGACGTCGTCAGCGCGGGCCTGGTCGACTCCGCCCAGGGCGGCCGCGCGGCCGGCGACCTGTTCGCGCAGCGGCAGGTCGACCTCGTGCTCTGCCACGCCGTCACGTACGCGACCTCGAGCGTCGTGATCCCCGCGTTGCAGGAGGCCGGCGTGCCGGTCGTGCTGCTCGGCCTGCAGCCGACCAGAACGCTCGACTACGCCGCGACAGACACGGCCGAGTGGCTGGCCAACTGCGCCGCGTGCTGCGTGCCGGAGATCGCGGGCGCCTGCGTCCGCTCGGGCATCCAGTACGACACCGTCGCGGGCACGATCGACGACGACCCGCGCGCGTGGGAGAAGATCGCCGCGTGGGTCCGCGCCGCCGGCGCCGCACGCGCGCTGCGACGCGCGCGGATCGGCTTCATGGGTCACGCCTACGCCGGCATGCTCGACATGTACACCGACTTCACGATGGTCCACGGCCAGCTCGGCGCGCACGTCGAGGTGCTGGAGATCGACGACCTCGGTGCGCGCGTGGCGGCCGCGACCGAGTCCGAGCGTGCCGCGAAGGAGGCCGAGATCCGCCAGATGTTCGCGTTCGCCGATCCGTCCTCGGACCCGATCGCCGCGCCCGTCGAGCAGGAGCAGCTCGACTGGTCCGCGCGCGTCGCCGTCGGTCTCGACAAGCTCGCCGCCGACTTCGAGCTGGACGCGCTGACGTACTACTACCGCGGCGTCGACGGCAACGAGGCCGAGCGGCTCGGCGCGGGCGTGATCGTCGGGAACTCCCTGCTGACCGCCCGCGGCATCCCCACCGCCGGAGAGGCCGACATCAAGACGAACGTCGCGCAGCTGCTGCTCGACCGGCTCGGCGCGGGCGGCTCCTACACCGAGTTCTACGCGCTCGACTTCGACGCCGACTTCATCCTGATGGGTCACGACGGACCCGGCCACCTCGCGATCGCGCAGGAGCAGCCGACGCTGCGCAACCTGAAGCTGTTCCACGGCAAGCGCGGCGCGGGGCTGAGCGTCGAGCAGAAGGTCCGCTACGGACCGATCACGATCGTCGGCTGCACGCAGACCGCGGACGGCAGGCTGAAGCTGCTCGCCGGCGAGGGCGAGTCGGTCGAGGGCGAGACGTTCCGGATCGGCAACACGAACTCGCGGCTCGTCTTCGGCTCCAAGCCCGCCGACTTCTTCGAGGCGTGGTGCGCCGAGGGCCCGACCCACCACGTCGCGCTCGGCGTCGGCCACGTCGCCGCCGAGGTCCGCAACGTCGCGAAGCTGCTCGGCCTGCCGTTCGCGGAGGTGCGCTGA
- a CDS encoding DeoR/GlpR family DNA-binding transcription regulator, translated as MAATRRRSIVDLLDRDGSVTVAALEEAFGVSSMTARRDLSELERQGLARRTHGGAVLPGVAAHEDSFQHRLGVDTDAKHRLGAAAAALVAPHETVYIDSSSTCWHAAQAIVASRVPVTIVTNSVPVMELVGASDQANVELIGIGGSMRRLTRSFVGPHAVRTVQEHFADKVFLSIKGLSRDGTLTDADPLEAEVKRAMIGRAEEPVLLIDGSKLHTRGLAAITAVDQLAHVLVADASNEDVAALNAMGIDVRRVARHGSET; from the coding sequence ATGGCGGCAACCCGGCGCCGCTCGATCGTCGATCTGCTGGACCGCGACGGCTCCGTGACAGTCGCCGCCCTGGAAGAGGCGTTCGGCGTCTCCTCGATGACGGCGCGGCGCGACCTCTCCGAGCTGGAGCGCCAGGGGCTCGCCCGCCGCACTCACGGCGGCGCCGTGCTGCCGGGCGTCGCTGCGCACGAGGACTCCTTCCAGCACCGGCTCGGCGTCGACACCGACGCCAAGCACCGGCTCGGCGCTGCAGCCGCGGCGCTGGTCGCCCCGCACGAGACCGTCTACATCGACTCCTCCTCGACCTGCTGGCACGCTGCGCAGGCGATCGTCGCCTCGCGCGTCCCGGTCACGATCGTGACCAACTCCGTCCCGGTGATGGAGCTGGTCGGCGCCAGCGATCAGGCGAACGTCGAGCTGATCGGCATCGGCGGCTCGATGCGCAGACTGACGCGCTCGTTCGTCGGCCCGCACGCCGTGCGCACGGTGCAGGAGCACTTCGCCGACAAGGTCTTCCTCTCGATCAAGGGGCTCTCACGCGACGGCACGCTGACCGACGCCGATCCGCTCGAGGCCGAGGTCAAGCGCGCGATGATCGGACGCGCCGAGGAACCGGTCCTGCTGATCGACGGCAGCAAGCTGCACACGCGCGGTCTCGCCGCGATCACGGCGGTCGACCAGCTCGCCCACGTGCTGGTCGCGGACGCTTCGAATGAAGACGTCGCGGCGTTGAACGCGATGGGGATCGACGTACGGCGGGTCGCCCGCCACGGGAGCGAGACATGA
- a CDS encoding (Fe-S)-binding protein has translation MRIALFITCFNDTLFPRTGQAVVSLLERLGHEVVFPLEQTCCGQMHFNSGYHAEALPLVRRFARVFAEQELIVSPSGSCVAMVRDHYARVAAETGDEQLIEQVRLLGERTFELTELLVDKLGVEDVGAYYPHRVTYHPSCHALRMLHVDDKPLRLLRAVRGIDLVELPQAEQCCGFGGTFAIKNADTSIAMLSDKLRAVLDTRAEVCTAADNSCLMHIGGGLSRQRAGVRALHLAEILASTEQEPAA, from the coding sequence GTGCGAATCGCGCTCTTCATCACCTGCTTCAACGACACGCTCTTTCCTCGCACGGGACAGGCGGTCGTCTCGCTGCTCGAGCGCCTCGGACACGAGGTGGTATTCCCGCTGGAGCAGACCTGCTGCGGCCAGATGCACTTCAACTCTGGCTATCACGCCGAGGCGCTGCCGCTCGTGCGCCGCTTCGCGCGCGTCTTCGCCGAGCAGGAGCTGATCGTCTCCCCCTCCGGCTCGTGCGTCGCGATGGTGCGCGACCACTACGCGCGCGTCGCCGCCGAGACCGGTGACGAGCAGCTGATCGAGCAGGTCCGCCTGCTCGGCGAGCGCACCTTCGAGCTGACCGAGCTGCTGGTCGACAAGCTCGGCGTCGAGGATGTCGGCGCCTACTACCCGCACCGCGTCACGTACCACCCGAGCTGCCACGCGCTGCGGATGCTGCACGTCGACGACAAGCCGCTGCGCCTGCTGCGCGCCGTGCGCGGGATCGACCTCGTCGAGCTGCCGCAGGCAGAGCAGTGCTGCGGCTTCGGCGGCACGTTCGCGATCAAGAACGCCGACACCTCGATCGCGATGCTGAGCGACAAGCTGCGCGCGGTGCTCGACACGCGCGCGGAGGTCTGCACCGCGGCCGACAACTCGTGCCTGATGCACATCGGCGGCGGCCTGTCGCGCCAGCGCGCCGGCGTCAGAGCGCTCCACCTGGCGGAGATCCTCGCCTCGACCGAGCAGGAGCCTGCCGCATGA